A genomic window from Archaeoglobus profundus DSM 5631 includes:
- a CDS encoding MFS transporter, which translates to MRRAALIAVTLTSFLTPFTLSSVNVALPTIGNEFKVDAITLNWIATAFLLSSAMFLVPFGRLADIKGRKRIFVIGVSIFTAGSLLSALSTSAEMLIAFRVLQGIGGAMVFSTGVAILTSVFSPQERGKVLGINVASVYTGLSLGPFFGGILTQNFGWRSVFIVNVPLGIIIALLTTLKLKAEWADARGERFDLVGSIIYSLMLVLIMLGVSESEITLIVAGLALLVAFILWESRVEYPVLEIRLFRRNVTFALSNLAALLNYAATFAVTYLLSLYLQYIKALTPQQAGFILIAQPVVQALLSPFAGWLSDRIEPRVVASAGMAVTALGLLIFSTIDENTEISMIVANLMIMGFGFALFSSPNTNAIMSSVERRFYGIASATLATMRVVGQMLSMAIVMLVFAIYIGKVSITPKVYPLLIDSIRTSFAIFSILCFFGIFASLARGEVRKKSLES; encoded by the coding sequence TTGAGAAGGGCCGCGCTGATAGCTGTAACTCTCACATCTTTCCTTACTCCCTTCACCCTATCTTCAGTGAACGTAGCGCTTCCAACTATCGGCAATGAGTTTAAAGTGGATGCAATAACTCTGAACTGGATAGCTACTGCATTTCTTCTTTCTTCTGCCATGTTTCTAGTTCCGTTTGGAAGGTTGGCTGATATTAAGGGGAGAAAGAGAATTTTTGTTATTGGTGTGAGTATTTTTACCGCAGGATCACTGCTTTCAGCTTTATCCACTTCTGCAGAAATGCTCATAGCATTTAGAGTTCTGCAAGGAATTGGAGGAGCGATGGTATTTTCAACAGGAGTAGCAATTTTAACTTCTGTTTTTTCACCACAGGAAAGGGGAAAGGTTCTTGGAATAAATGTGGCTTCAGTCTATACCGGCTTAAGCTTGGGACCATTCTTCGGCGGTATTTTAACCCAAAACTTCGGATGGAGGAGCGTTTTTATCGTTAACGTCCCTCTCGGCATCATCATCGCTCTTCTCACGACACTAAAGCTGAAGGCAGAATGGGCTGATGCAAGGGGAGAAAGGTTCGACTTGGTAGGTTCGATAATTTACAGTCTAATGCTCGTGCTGATAATGCTCGGCGTGTCAGAGTCAGAGATAACTCTGATAGTTGCTGGATTGGCTTTACTCGTTGCATTCATTCTGTGGGAAAGTAGAGTTGAGTATCCCGTCCTTGAAATAAGACTGTTCAGGCGAAACGTAACTTTTGCACTTTCAAACCTCGCAGCACTACTGAATTACGCTGCCACTTTCGCCGTGACTTACCTCTTAAGTCTTTATTTACAGTACATTAAAGCTTTAACTCCGCAACAAGCTGGCTTCATTTTGATCGCACAGCCTGTTGTTCAGGCTTTACTTTCTCCATTTGCAGGCTGGCTTTCAGATAGAATAGAGCCGAGAGTTGTAGCATCTGCTGGAATGGCTGTAACAGCATTAGGGCTGCTCATATTCTCAACGATCGACGAGAACACGGAAATATCGATGATAGTGGCAAATCTCATGATAATGGGCTTTGGTTTCGCTTTGTTTAGCTCTCCAAATACGAATGCGATCATGAGTTCCGTAGAAAGAAGATTTTATGGAATAGCATCGGCAACCCTTGCAACGATGCGTGTTGTGGGGCAGATGCTCAGCATGGCAATTGTTATGCTTGTCTTCGCAATTTACATCGGAAAGGTTTCGATTACTCCCAAAGTTTACCCACTACTGATAGATAGCATACGCACATCCTTTGCTATCTTCTCAATACTCTGTTTCTTCGGAATATTTGCATCTCTTGCAAGAGGAGAAGTAAGAAAGAAGTCTCTAGAGAGTTAA
- a CDS encoding MarR family winged helix-turn-helix transcriptional regulator, giving the protein MDIGKTLFMILQNMKKFVMKNLSGELTFLGFKCLKIAYYKSPVTQKEIIEETGLSKGTVSKALRRLEKKRLITRRRVGRKYQIELTDEGMAVMKKFEKIASEINKILLKDFSEEEMKNLKNLLERMLKNIEQVVK; this is encoded by the coding sequence ATGGACATAGGGAAAACTTTGTTCATGATACTCCAAAATATGAAGAAGTTCGTAATGAAGAATTTATCTGGAGAACTGACTTTTCTTGGGTTTAAATGTCTTAAAATTGCTTACTACAAGAGTCCAGTAACTCAAAAAGAGATTATCGAAGAAACTGGATTGAGCAAGGGGACTGTTTCAAAAGCTTTGAGAAGACTGGAGAAGAAGAGGTTGATAACGAGAAGAAGAGTAGGAAGAAAGTACCAGATAGAGTTAACGGACGAAGGTATGGCTGTAATGAAAAAATTTGAAAAGATTGCTTCAGAAATTAACAAAATTCTTCTCAAAGACTTCAGTGAAGAAGAAATGAAGAACCTGAAGAATTTGCTAGAGAGAATGCTGAAAAACATTGAGCAGGTGGTGAAATGA
- a CDS encoding formate dehydrogenase accessory sulfurtransferase FdhD: MIAKEELFVIRLGNRSYNIKCSPTELEDLAKGLAFVEGLENDFEIEKIRIDDFLKLEKVVCNERWSLNEIESSLKLIDLNDPTKAHHTAVIVSKSGMVARAVDVSRHNAILKVIGKCSNIDFSRVFLLVSSRITFDVALSCYKAKIPILVTKKAVTDLAVELCKKAGITLVSFSSKIIVGDAVECSYLGWRKG; this comes from the coding sequence ATGATTGCAAAGGAAGAACTGTTTGTCATTCGCCTTGGAAATAGATCATACAATATAAAATGCAGTCCGACAGAACTCGAAGACTTGGCTAAGGGCCTAGCATTCGTAGAGGGATTGGAAAATGACTTCGAAATAGAAAAAATTAGGATTGACGACTTTCTCAAGCTTGAGAAAGTTGTATGTAACGAAAGATGGAGTTTAAATGAAATTGAGAGTAGTTTAAAGCTAATTGACCTTAACGATCCCACAAAAGCGCATCACACTGCAGTGATAGTCAGTAAATCAGGAATGGTTGCAAGAGCAGTAGATGTTAGCAGGCACAATGCGATTTTGAAGGTGATAGGAAAGTGCTCGAATATAGATTTCAGTAGGGTGTTCTTGCTTGTTTCTTCGAGAATTACATTTGATGTGGCTCTAAGCTGCTACAAAGCTAAGATTCCTATTTTGGTCACAAAAAAGGCCGTCACCGATTTGGCAGTTGAACTATGCAAAAAAGCTGGAATTACGCTTGTATCATTCAGTAGCAAGATAATAGTAGGTGATGCGGTTGAATGTAGCTATCTTGGCTGGAGGAAGGGGTAG
- a CDS encoding winged helix-turn-helix domain-containing protein, giving the protein MKTVIRFKVWIEKDSKPLIGRGGYMILKAINQYGSISKASEVLGMSYKFIWSYIKRLEENLGESVVETRRGGRGKGGTRLTPAGRDLLETYEMVESVVKEALLEIGDPIIVSNEPAVKVNEVVKSLLVGCI; this is encoded by the coding sequence GTGAAGACGGTAATTCGCTTTAAGGTTTGGATTGAAAAAGACTCAAAGCCCCTCATCGGTAGGGGAGGATACATGATTCTTAAGGCAATAAATCAATACGGTTCGATTTCTAAAGCTTCGGAAGTTTTGGGTATGTCCTATAAGTTCATCTGGAGTTACATTAAAAGGCTTGAAGAAAACTTGGGTGAGAGTGTCGTTGAGACAAGGAGAGGGGGCAGGGGAAAAGGAGGAACTCGACTAACCCCAGCTGGAAGAGACTTACTTGAAACGTATGAAATGGTTGAAAGCGTTGTTAAGGAAGCCCTTCTCGAAATAGGTGATCCCATCATAGTAAGTAACGAGCCAGCTGTAAAGGTAAATGAGGTCGTGAAGTCACTTCTTGTGGGTTGCATATAG
- a CDS encoding TorD/DmsD family molecular chaperone — MEFEDVVKGRMGMYSFFSAVLIDVPPKELLKDLYEGKVEFPKLKGVDIVKNYPKGFESFEDFERAVRQEYTAIFVGPFNGYVSLYQSDYEGDYPYGRVTLRVKEMFRKFGYECIHREPADHLGVYMAFMAESCRELLNGNVEELKKQREVMKELEKWVFEFCDRVVNHSEARFYKGIAEMLRDFIKIDKNLIEELVLYATHKK, encoded by the coding sequence ATGGAGTTTGAGGATGTTGTGAAGGGTAGGATGGGGATGTATTCCTTCTTCTCAGCTGTATTGATAGATGTCCCACCGAAGGAGCTTTTGAAGGATTTATACGAGGGAAAGGTTGAGTTTCCCAAACTTAAGGGGGTTGACATAGTTAAGAATTATCCAAAAGGATTCGAATCGTTCGAGGACTTTGAAAGGGCTGTAAGGCAGGAATACACGGCAATTTTTGTCGGACCCTTCAACGGTTACGTTTCCCTATATCAATCAGATTACGAAGGCGATTATCCCTACGGTAGAGTTACATTGAGAGTTAAGGAGATGTTCAGAAAATTCGGATACGAGTGTATTCATAGAGAGCCGGCGGATCACTTGGGAGTTTACATGGCTTTCATGGCGGAAAGCTGTAGGGAGCTTTTGAATGGGAATGTTGAAGAACTGAAGAAGCAGAGGGAAGTTATGAAGGAACTCGAAAAGTGGGTTTTCGAATTCTGCGATAGGGTTGTGAATCACAGTGAAGCAAGGTTTTATAAGGGTATTGCTGAGATGCTTAGAGATTTTATAAAAATTGATAAAAACTTAATAGAGGAACTTGTACTATATGCAACCCACAAGAAGTGA
- a CDS encoding 4Fe-4S binding protein, whose amino-acid sequence MIVICKKLGIYFDGKVVESCEDDFEVEEYTIFTCPSLYHKVKDKVEDYKILDLRILKAFRNPNEVAKALLTAESVYNELEFEAVNVGNSVAYIGDNLELIKELSLHCDLTVITQNEDTIRELYPYEVKVIRGRVKGVEGSIGNFKVYVEGYDVVRGKEVDFIEVGQVIYPNFDKHVEGIYGDEFLGAFKVLSNLGGFMKLVAVKVNHDICGVMKSGISGCNFCLECPNSAIEIVNGKINVDTVLCKACGFCSSICFTSAIENKVTPHDKLLEKVDKVSEVTDLDTIIFTCERSLGELYEFKNLPDVAIITVPCLNHVNEVHYLYAVLKGFKVLAIPCKDCEYFKTDCFDIAVKTLKAFGFNCLKLTRWEDFKDTFNELKKAGVPEVKFELRGRNKREMWLSLVESLMVYDLKERIFESKHFGKIKINDNCTLCNACMNFCPMEAIKKEDGKILFNHALCIACEMCAKACPEKAIEVEKALDFGDLGEKVVFEDEIIKCPKCGKPHISKRAYEKMKALTGMEKSLLFCKECRPKIIIEGVYEEIVKDIEEIRRRRLGE is encoded by the coding sequence ATGATCGTAATTTGCAAAAAACTTGGAATATATTTTGACGGGAAGGTTGTTGAAAGTTGTGAAGATGATTTCGAAGTTGAAGAATACACGATTTTCACATGTCCTTCACTCTATCACAAAGTTAAGGACAAGGTTGAAGATTACAAAATCTTAGATTTAAGGATTCTGAAAGCTTTTAGAAATCCAAACGAAGTTGCAAAGGCGTTATTGACAGCTGAGAGCGTTTACAATGAGTTAGAATTCGAAGCAGTCAATGTAGGAAACTCAGTAGCTTATATCGGAGACAATTTGGAGCTTATAAAGGAGCTGTCTTTACACTGCGATCTTACGGTAATAACTCAGAACGAAGACACGATCAGAGAGCTTTATCCATACGAGGTTAAAGTGATAAGAGGTAGGGTTAAGGGCGTTGAAGGATCGATAGGGAATTTTAAGGTTTACGTTGAGGGCTACGATGTAGTTAGAGGAAAAGAGGTTGATTTCATCGAGGTTGGGCAGGTAATATATCCGAATTTCGATAAACACGTCGAAGGGATATACGGCGACGAGTTTCTAGGAGCTTTCAAGGTTTTATCGAACTTAGGAGGGTTTATGAAGCTGGTTGCAGTCAAAGTAAATCACGATATCTGCGGTGTAATGAAGAGTGGTATATCTGGGTGCAATTTCTGCTTAGAATGTCCAAATTCTGCTATAGAGATCGTGAATGGTAAAATTAACGTTGATACGGTGTTGTGTAAGGCATGTGGATTTTGCTCATCGATTTGCTTTACTTCAGCAATTGAAAACAAGGTTACACCTCACGATAAGCTCTTAGAGAAAGTAGACAAGGTTTCGGAAGTTACGGATCTTGATACGATTATATTCACTTGTGAAAGATCTTTAGGAGAGCTTTACGAGTTTAAAAACCTGCCAGACGTTGCAATTATAACCGTTCCATGCTTAAACCACGTAAATGAAGTTCACTACCTTTACGCAGTTTTAAAGGGATTTAAGGTTTTGGCAATTCCTTGTAAAGACTGTGAATACTTCAAAACAGATTGCTTTGATATAGCGGTAAAAACTTTGAAAGCATTTGGGTTCAATTGCCTTAAACTTACGAGATGGGAAGATTTTAAAGATACCTTTAACGAACTGAAAAAAGCTGGTGTTCCTGAGGTTAAGTTTGAGCTTAGAGGAAGAAATAAGAGGGAAATGTGGTTGAGTTTGGTCGAATCTTTAATGGTTTACGATTTGAAAGAGAGGATTTTCGAATCGAAGCACTTTGGAAAGATAAAAATTAATGATAACTGCACACTCTGCAATGCCTGCATGAACTTCTGCCCAATGGAAGCTATTAAGAAAGAGGATGGAAAAATTCTGTTCAATCATGCACTCTGCATAGCCTGTGAGATGTGTGCAAAAGCTTGCCCAGAAAAAGCTATAGAGGTTGAGAAGGCTTTGGATTTCGGAGATTTGGGCGAGAAGGTCGTATTTGAGGATGAGATAATAAAGTGTCCGAAATGCGGTAAACCGCACATATCAAAGAGAGCATACGAGAAGATGAAAGCTTTAACTGGTATGGAGAAATCTTTACTGTTCTGCAAGGAGTGCAGACCTAAGATAATTATTGAAGGGGTTTACGAGGAAATCGTTAAGGATATCGAAGAAATTAGAAGGAGAAGGTTAGGTGAGTGA
- a CDS encoding molybdopterin-dependent oxidoreductase → MKLKLTRRDFLKTSAISLAVAGGLLKYARGDIVRKAEEVQKKEQESGYKLVKTICTGCAVGCGMLAVVKDDQWLWIEPWINNPINRGKLCCKGASANYIVHSPRRLKYPMIKRNGKWEKISWDEALEIIAKKLYEVRQKYGPDAVFFAGSAKVSTEMAYLQRKFMAFWGSNNIDHQARICHSTTVAGLGNTWGYGAMTNNFNDIRNAKCIIFFSNPSEAHPVSFYHIYEAKKRGAILICCDPRFSRTAAVSDLHLQFRPGTDIALVYGICHEIIKNGWYDEEFIRQRTYGFEYFKEEVMKEDYSPENVEKITGVPAEKIRRAAYILAHNKPATVQYAMGATQHPYGSQNIRSFAILQLLLGNAGKPGGGVNAFRGHDNVQGATDMCVLSHSLPAYYGLSEAAWKHWCKVWNVDYEWIKSRFSSEEMMQKKGFTMSRFAVGATAEKYGWKLDQPSPIKVIIWWGHSTASIGDLKLVKEAFESVELLVVVDPFVETAAALPDRPDGIIILPACTEYEGEGFVTNSGRQIQWRNRVVSPRFDSREDMWILLKLVEKLDKYDPGLYAKFTANFGGKKPEEIRPEEVWDKEITVGSITIGMLGQKSWRIKRQQEYDYTFSEEDCRAYGGPCDGEYWGLPWPCWNEKHPGTPILYRNDIPVWDGGHDFRVKWGTKAPDGQSLLSGVNPQDQLSINGVKWVFAIGETFEDYIKNNMVPSGRGRARFYAWNMKDPVPKHREPLYSPRLDLIEKYPIYEDEKYGDFHYRVKIKARSWQIAWLNAKMTEVFPLIWTSGRQVEHMGGGAETRSNPILAELQPHMYVEINPKTANERGIKDGDMVAVISPRSLEYDDTPAYIIVRARVTPAVPEWLVFTPYHWAGQFQGKPYLDRFPVTDDMDTRPIVYGDSCNIVNPPGWDPETQMQATKSGICNVVRADKLQEFLSQYKSKIEQLKAELRKMKVME, encoded by the coding sequence ATGAAGCTAAAACTGACGAGGAGAGATTTCTTAAAAACTTCAGCAATTAGCTTAGCAGTCGCCGGTGGACTGTTAAAATATGCTAGAGGTGACATAGTCAGAAAGGCTGAAGAAGTCCAAAAGAAGGAGCAGGAGAGTGGTTACAAGCTCGTTAAGACTATCTGTACGGGATGTGCAGTCGGGTGTGGAATGCTCGCAGTTGTGAAAGATGATCAATGGCTCTGGATCGAGCCTTGGATAAACAACCCGATAAACAGGGGAAAGTTGTGCTGTAAGGGTGCTTCGGCCAACTACATCGTTCATTCTCCAAGAAGGCTGAAGTATCCGATGATAAAGAGAAACGGAAAGTGGGAGAAGATCAGCTGGGATGAGGCTCTAGAAATTATAGCCAAGAAATTGTATGAAGTCAGACAGAAGTACGGACCCGACGCTGTATTCTTTGCCGGCTCAGCTAAGGTTAGCACTGAGATGGCGTACTTGCAGAGAAAGTTCATGGCCTTCTGGGGCTCAAATAACATCGATCATCAAGCAAGAATATGCCACTCAACAACGGTTGCTGGATTGGGTAACACCTGGGGATACGGAGCTATGACAAACAACTTCAACGACATTAGAAATGCCAAGTGCATAATCTTCTTCTCAAACCCGAGTGAAGCACATCCAGTCAGCTTCTACCACATCTACGAAGCTAAGAAGAGGGGGGCAATTCTGATCTGCTGCGATCCGAGATTCAGCAGAACTGCTGCAGTAAGCGATCTACACCTGCAATTTAGGCCGGGAACGGACATAGCATTGGTTTACGGAATATGCCATGAGATAATTAAGAATGGGTGGTATGACGAGGAATTCATAAGGCAGAGAACATACGGGTTCGAATACTTTAAGGAAGAGGTAATGAAGGAAGATTACTCACCAGAGAACGTCGAGAAGATAACTGGTGTTCCTGCTGAAAAGATAAGAAGGGCTGCATACATCTTAGCTCACAACAAGCCCGCAACAGTGCAATACGCCATGGGTGCTACCCAGCATCCTTACGGTTCTCAGAACATCAGAAGTTTCGCAATCCTCCAGCTGTTGTTAGGCAACGCTGGTAAACCGGGCGGAGGAGTAAATGCTTTCAGAGGTCACGACAACGTGCAAGGAGCTACAGACATGTGTGTCCTTAGCCACTCCCTACCAGCATATTACGGATTGAGTGAGGCTGCTTGGAAGCACTGGTGCAAGGTTTGGAATGTCGATTACGAATGGATAAAGAGTAGATTTTCAAGCGAGGAGATGATGCAAAAGAAAGGATTCACGATGTCGAGATTTGCGGTTGGTGCTACAGCTGAAAAGTACGGCTGGAAGCTCGATCAGCCTAGCCCAATTAAAGTGATAATATGGTGGGGGCACTCCACAGCTTCGATAGGTGACCTTAAGCTTGTTAAGGAGGCTTTCGAATCTGTTGAGCTGTTAGTGGTAGTAGATCCATTTGTTGAGACTGCTGCAGCGCTACCAGACAGACCAGATGGGATAATAATCTTGCCAGCTTGCACGGAATACGAAGGAGAAGGGTTCGTAACTAATTCTGGAAGACAGATTCAGTGGAGAAATAGAGTGGTTTCACCGAGATTCGATTCGAGAGAGGACATGTGGATACTGCTCAAGCTTGTTGAGAAGCTCGATAAATACGATCCGGGATTGTATGCCAAATTCACGGCAAACTTCGGCGGTAAGAAGCCAGAGGAGATAAGGCCTGAGGAGGTATGGGACAAGGAGATAACGGTCGGTAGCATTACGATCGGAATGCTCGGACAGAAGAGCTGGAGGATAAAGAGGCAGCAAGAGTACGATTACACGTTCAGCGAGGAGGATTGCAGAGCTTACGGAGGTCCTTGCGATGGAGAATACTGGGGATTACCGTGGCCGTGCTGGAACGAGAAGCATCCAGGAACGCCAATACTGTACAGAAACGATATACCGGTATGGGATGGAGGCCACGATTTCAGGGTGAAGTGGGGAACAAAGGCTCCAGACGGCCAGTCATTGCTGAGTGGAGTAAATCCACAGGATCAGCTGTCCATAAACGGTGTCAAGTGGGTGTTTGCGATAGGTGAGACCTTTGAAGATTACATCAAGAACAACATGGTTCCATCTGGAAGGGGTAGAGCGAGGTTCTACGCTTGGAACATGAAAGACCCCGTTCCGAAGCACAGAGAACCTCTGTATTCTCCACGCTTGGATCTAATAGAGAAGTATCCGATATACGAGGATGAGAAGTACGGCGACTTCCACTACAGGGTTAAGATAAAGGCGAGGAGCTGGCAGATTGCTTGGTTGAATGCAAAGATGACCGAAGTATTCCCACTTATATGGACATCCGGAAGGCAAGTGGAGCACATGGGTGGTGGAGCAGAAACAAGAAGTAACCCAATACTTGCGGAGTTACAGCCACACATGTACGTAGAGATCAATCCTAAGACTGCCAACGAAAGAGGAATTAAAGATGGGGACATGGTTGCCGTAATCTCTCCGAGAAGCTTGGAATACGATGACACGCCAGCTTACATAATAGTCAGAGCTAGAGTGACTCCTGCTGTTCCAGAATGGCTCGTATTCACACCGTACCATTGGGCCGGACAATTCCAAGGCAAACCTTACCTCGACAGATTCCCAGTAACGGATGACATGGATACAAGACCCATAGTTTACGGAGATTCGTGTAACATCGTTAATCCTCCAGGGTGGGATCCAGAGACGCAGATGCAGGCTACGAAGTCGGGAATCTGCAATGTTGTCAGAGCAGACAAGTTACAGGAATTCCTAAGCCAGTATAAGAGCAAGATCGAGCAGTTGAAGGCTGAGTTGAGAAAGATGAAGGTTATGGAGTGA
- a CDS encoding 4Fe-4S dicluster domain-containing protein: MPYKFLVDTHHNLCIKCKGCMAICKNYNKTPKGVNRIQVVTINEGQPGQLNIPLMCLHCNDPLCVKVCPMKAVYKREDGIVLVDKDRCIGCGYCAFACPFGAPQFPEGGAFGSKGKMDKCTYCVLPYEPEKDEKGNVIYRDPVPRCALVCPCETILAGEMSEITKKLRERVGALTASKIESLFLF; this comes from the coding sequence ATGCCTTACAAATTTTTAGTAGATACGCACCACAACCTCTGTATAAAGTGTAAGGGTTGTATGGCGATATGCAAGAACTACAACAAAACTCCTAAGGGTGTGAACAGGATTCAGGTTGTGACAATAAACGAGGGACAACCTGGACAGTTAAACATTCCACTCATGTGTTTACATTGCAACGATCCGCTTTGCGTGAAAGTCTGTCCGATGAAGGCTGTATACAAGAGAGAAGATGGAATAGTGCTCGTCGATAAGGATAGATGCATTGGATGTGGTTACTGTGCATTTGCATGTCCATTCGGAGCACCGCAGTTCCCAGAAGGCGGAGCGTTTGGCAGTAAGGGTAAGATGGACAAGTGTACCTACTGCGTTTTGCCATATGAGCCCGAGAAGGATGAGAAAGGTAACGTGATATACAGAGATCCTGTGCCGAGATGCGCACTAGTCTGCCCGTGTGAAACAATATTAGCTGGAGAGATGAGCGAAATAACGAAGAAGCTTAGGGAAAGGGTTGGAGCTTTGACAGCTTCGAAGATTGAAAGTCTGTTCCTCTTCTAA
- a CDS encoding cytochrome b/b6 domain-containing protein, which yields MLKRFSWHQRIAHFVGSISGMMLLVTGLPIMFSKHLGWVFTLFGGSEVTMFLHRVFAIILVFSFAYFGTYFILERIVRGRGDSNIKNFGLSAEFISEVVAGAVRDILWTLGLRKERPKFGKYDWIMVGDIYLLPLLAFIEILTGTIMWFPRSFEFITFNPGMFFVIRTIHAGVAFFLLLFVLAHAGILHLTPGNFPINMSIFTGKISRKKAEVEHEKWVPLAEEVGGEVERKESKLCYIFGAITIINLVALAYVPFVMESEWLAGLRVSSDGIVAFGLSLGVITLIVYIIASVVAFFRGLKS from the coding sequence ATGCTTAAGAGGTTCTCTTGGCATCAAAGAATAGCTCACTTCGTCGGAAGTATATCTGGAATGATGCTCTTGGTGACGGGATTGCCGATAATGTTTTCAAAGCACTTGGGATGGGTCTTCACCCTCTTTGGAGGTTCAGAAGTTACGATGTTCCTGCATAGGGTATTTGCAATAATACTCGTGTTCAGCTTCGCATACTTTGGGACTTACTTCATCTTAGAGAGAATAGTCAGGGGTAGGGGTGACTCGAACATAAAGAATTTCGGACTTTCAGCTGAGTTCATAAGTGAAGTCGTAGCTGGAGCTGTCAGAGATATCCTTTGGACTTTAGGCTTGAGAAAGGAAAGACCCAAGTTCGGCAAGTACGACTGGATAATGGTCGGAGACATATACCTCTTACCCCTCCTCGCCTTCATAGAAATACTGACGGGCACGATAATGTGGTTCCCGAGGAGCTTCGAATTCATAACGTTTAATCCGGGAATGTTCTTCGTAATAAGGACTATACATGCCGGAGTGGCTTTCTTCCTACTGCTGTTCGTATTGGCTCATGCGGGGATACTGCACCTAACACCCGGAAACTTCCCAATAAACATGAGCATATTCACTGGCAAAATCTCAAGAAAGAAGGCTGAAGTTGAACATGAGAAATGGGTTCCTTTGGCCGAAGAGGTTGGAGGGGAAGTAGAGAGAAAAGAAAGCAAATTATGCTACATATTCGGAGCAATAACCATCATTAACCTCGTCGCGTTGGCTTACGTGCCTTTCGTAATGGAGTCAGAGTGGCTCGCGGGTTTGAGGGTGAGTAGTGACGGAATAGTAGCATTTGGATTAAGCTTAGGTGTAATAACCTTGATCGTCTATATCATTGCAAGCGTAGTAGCGTTTTTCAGGGGACTTAAGAGTTGA